A window of the Theileria parva strain Muguga chromosome 2, complete sequence, whole genome shotgun sequence genome harbors these coding sequences:
- the LON1 gene encoding endopeptidase La yields the protein MPLSKTFWFPKGSILNLSRSISYSSSCIFRNKGYNFVYLQPQNTELGKLLWNSQFSVQNVLLRAYSSKGGGKGSKTQENEDDLTCKEDEGEEVQEKDKLLDYDDTKEIVKKPSTIIYDVLNAPKPKNKYGRQAQTGKIRRKPIPLYVPDNSTTDNSPQEKPYIPTRLTPSQTSLFKEEDDDSKDKGDSEKPPKVEKTDGGDHSDHLISAQFTLPIIHFSNSKRVHALPALALFRKPAFPGFYQVLQVQDQAVIKCLSNVKQNSGHDYVGGFLTKTERTNDVSNSNNLPMLRDDAGAVSSCDEMHVYGTLLQIITITPNLSFQGGQVILMPHKRIKMTGIHAEPSDVHPLYRVAVEYVEDTPKHFEDSSVTKALHLEIIATVKELIKTSHFYKEHFDQIIRFYNLDYPTRLADLIAGISLAKRDQLQNILAELNIDKRLTMVLEIAKNDLEFARVQNEVNTQLEEKLSKDQRKYILTEQMKMIKKELGMDADDKSNVIDQFESEFERVKMHMSDEAISSFNSGISRLKHLESSSAEFGVWRSYLEWLVGLPWGKTTEESKDIHRAKEILDSHHFGLNDVKTRLLEFMATTILNGQTSGKIICLIGPPGVGKTSIAMAMAESLNRKLYRFSLGGLFDIAEIKGHRRTYVGSLPGKFVQALKYTNTLNPLIILDEIDKLGRDTRGDPASALLEALDPSQNMNFRDFYLDIPVDLSQVLFVCTANSSDTIPAPLLDRMELITIPGYLPEEKLLISKNFLIPQSMKNTGLTPKVIDIQDSAIECIIKQYSREAGVRNLLKCIEKIHRKVALDLVMKHTKSTSSQTTDTSNAESTEASETYSEANSEANSEANSEANNVEKLNPAEVEDVKSALESISECTVVRSEDVQSYLGVPIYTKETLHPYPLPYGVVLGLAWTNAGGATMYVEAHGQMLDKKGNMIEPDRTPVKELSSTDTTPSSDSTGVDALKGGSLKVTGHLGTVMTESSQIALTYCKTFIRKHQPNNIFLDEANIHIHVPEGATPKDGPSGGITMASALISIAAKKRIKPSIAMTGELTISGKVLRVGGIKEKLIAAIREDISTVIMPVGNKPDFEELDPSIKDKLSIIFVDTFDDVYHHAFE from the coding sequence ATGCCTTTAAGTAAAACATTCTGGTTTCCCAAAGGATCGATACTAAACCTCTCGAGATCTATTTCATACAGTTCAAGttgtatttttagaaataaAGGATATAATTTCGTATATCTACAGCCACAAAATACTGAGTTAGGGAAATTGCTATGGAATTCTCAGTTTTCAGTGCAAAATGTATTATTAAGGGCATATTCAAGTAAGGGAGGAGGTAAGGGTTCAAAAACTCAGGAAAATGAGGATGATTTAACTTGTAAGGAGGATGAAGGAGAAGAAGTTCAAGAAAAGGATAAACTACTAGACTATGACGACACAAAGGAGATTGTAAAGAAGCCATCCACAATTATTTACGATGTTTTAAACGCACCAAAGCCTAAAAATAAGTACGGAAGGCAAGCACAAACGGGTAAAATTAGAAGGAAACCAATACCTCTTTACGTTCCAGACAACAGCACAACAGATAATAGTCCACAAGAAAAACCATATATACCAACTCGACTAACTCCTTCTCAAACAAGCTTATTCAAGGAGGAAGATGACGATAGCAAGGATAAAGGTGATAGTGAGAAACCACCAAAGGTTGAGAAAACTGATGGTGGAGATCACTCAGATCATTTAATATCTGCCCAGTTCACACTGCCGATTATCCACTTTTCAAATTCCAAGAGAGTGCACGCACTTCCAGCACTAGCGCTTTTTAGAAAGCCTGCATTTCCAGGCTTCTATCAAGTACTACAAGTTCAGGACCAGGCTGTGATAAAGTGTTTATCTAACGTAAAACAGAACTCGGGTCATGATTATGTTGGCGGTTTTCTTACTAAAACAGAACGAACGAATGATGTTAGTAACTCAAATAACCTTCCAATGCTCAGAGATGACGCAGGGGCAGTGTCATCCTGTGATGAGATGCACGTGTACGGAACACTGCTTCAAATCATAACGATAACACCGAACCTGAGTTTTCAGGGAGGCCAGGTGATATTGATGCCGCATAAGAGGATTAAAATGACTGGAATTCACGCAGAACCTTCAGACGTACACCCACTGTACAGAGTGGCAGTTGAATACGTGGAAGACACGCCGAAGCATTTTGAAGACTCATCAGTGACAAAAGCACTTCATCTAGAGATCATAGCAACAGTGAAGGAGTTAATAAAGACGTCTCACTTCTACAAGGAGCATTTCGACCAGATAATCAGGTTCTACAACCTGGATTACCCGACGAGACTGGCGGATTTGATAGCTGGAATCTCACTGGCTAAAAGAGACCAGCTCCAAAACATACTTGCTGAACTTAACATAGACAAGAGACTTACAATGGTTCTAGAGATTGCGAAAAACGACCTTGAGTTTGCACGTGTTCAGAACGAAGTGAACACTCAGTTGGAGGAGAAACTATCAAAGGACCAGCGCAAGTACATTTTGACGGAACAAATGAAGATGATTAAGAAGGAACTGGGGATGGACGCAGATGACAAGTCCAACGTGATTGACCAGTTTGAGAGCGAGTTTGAAAGAGTCAAGATGCACATGTCAGATGAGGCGATATCTTCATTTAACAGTGGAATTTCAAGACTTAAACACTTAGAGTCCTCAAGCGCAGAGTTTGGAGTTTGGAGGTCATATCTGGAGTGGTTAGTAGGTCTTCCCTGGGGAAAAACTACAGAGGAGTCTAAGGATATTCATAGGGCTAAGGAGATATTGGATTCACACCACTTTGGACTAAATGATGTGAAAACAAGACTTTTGGAGTTCATGGCAACAACGATCCTCAACGGACAAACTAGTGGGAAGATAATATGCCTAATAGGACCCCCTGGAGTAGGAAAAACATCAATTGCAATGGCGATGGCGGAGTCCCTAAACAGGAAGTTGTATAGGTTCTCACTAGGAGGATTGTTTGATATCGCAGAGATAAAAGGCCATCGCCGTACATACGTTGGATCACTTCCAGGCAAGTTTGTACAAGCACTAAAGTACACGAATACACTTAACCCGCTAATTATCCTGGATGAAATTGACAAGTTGGGCAGAGATACCAGAGGAGATCCTGCATCAGCACTTCTTGAGGCTCTAGACCCATCACAGAACATGAACTTCCGTGACTTTTACCTGGATATACCGGTAGATCTATCCCAAGTCCTGTTTGTATGCACAGCAAACTCAAGTGACACCATACCAGCTCCGCTGTTGGACCGAATGGAGTTGATAACAATACCTGGATACCTGCCAGAGGAGAAGTTACTGATATCAAAGAACTTTCTAATCCCGCAGAGTATGAAGAACACAGGACTCACGCCCAAAGTCATTGACATTCAGGATAGTGCAATTGAGTGCATAATTAAGCAGTACTCTAGGGAGGCTGGAGTGAGGAACCTGCTGAAGTGCATTGAAAAAATACACCGTAAAGTCGCACTAGACCTTGTAATGAAACACACTAAAAGCACAAGTTCACAAACTACTGATACCAGTAACGCTGAATCTACAGAAGCTAGTGAAACATATAGTGAAGCCAATAGTGAAGCAAATAGTGAAGCCAATAGTGAAGCAAATAAtgtagaaaaattaaatccAGCCGAAGTTGAGGATGTTAAGAGTGCTTTGGAGAGTATATCGGAATGTACAGTAGTTAGATCTGAGGATGTTCAGTCGTATTTAGGAGTTCCAATATACACAAAGGAGACACTTCATCCCTATCCACTACCATATGGAGTGGTGCTAGGTCTGGCATGGACAAATGCAGGAGGAGCAACAATGTACGTTGAGGCTCATGGACAAATGCTTGACAAGAAAGGGAACATGATAGAACCCGACAGAACTCCTGTAAAAGAGTTATCATCAACTGATACTACACCTTCCAGTGATAGTACTGGTGTTGATGCGCTAAAGGGTGGAAGCCTCAAGGTTACAGGTCACCTGGGAACTGTAATGACTGAAAGTTCACAAATAGCACTCACATACTGTAAAACATTTATCAGGAAACATCAGCCCAATAACATATTCCTAGATGAGGCCAACATACACATTCATGTGCCGGAAGGAGCAACGCCCAAGGATGGTCCAAGTGGTGGGATAACAATGGCCTCAGCATTGATTTCCATAGCAGCTAAAAAGAGAATTAAACCTTCAATTGCAATGACTGGAGAGTTAACGATATCAGGGAAGGTTTTGAGAGTGGGTGGAATTAAGGAGAAGCTCATTGCCGCCATCAGAGAGGATATTAGCACTGTGATAATGCCAGTTGGGAATAAGCCAGACTTCGAGGAACTTGACCCTAGCATCAAGGATAAACTGTCCATCATTTTCGTAGATACGTTTGACGATGTTTACCATCACGCCtttgagtaa
- the SmB gene encoding LSM domain protein encodes MPGKNTRMQHWLQYNVRVTLKDNRKFVGTLVAYDKYMNLVLSDCEEFRMTLGKDKNRTEVKRTLGFVLLRGENIVSFTAKSPVNVPQLGYPMGPGKATPAGRGAPLMVPGMMQPGMPQMPAGGVALQAPMRGLVGSAPAQLQPQNVPATMPPMPN; translated from the exons atgcCTGGGAAGAATACTCGTATGCAACACTGGTTGCAATATAACGTCAGAGTTACTCTGAAGGATAACAGGAAGTTTGTTGGAACACTTGTCGCTTACGATAAGTATATGAATCTAGTTTTATCAGATTGTGAAGAGTTTCGCATGACTTTAGGGAAGGATAAAAACAGAACC gaAGTCAAGCGTACTCTGGGCTTTGTTTTACTTAGGGGTGAGAATATCGTTTCGTTTACTGCTAAATCTCCAGTTAATGTACCTCAGTTGGGATACCCTATGGGACCTGGAAAGGCTACTCCCGCCGGCCGTGGAGCACCTCTTATGGTTCCAGGAATGATGCAGCCTGGTATGCCGCAAATGCCTGCCGGAGGTGTTGCACTTCAAGCTCCTATGCGAGGCCTTGTTGGCAGTGCCCCAGCTCAACTTCAACCTCAAAATGTTCCTGCGACAATGCCTCCGATGCCCAACTAA
- the dph1 gene encoding diphthamide biosynthesis enzyme Dph1/Dph2 domain protein, which translates to MGSDVAVTDFPPSTFKLENLSQLEEEYLDKIIKKALPSNYNFEVKKCVYRIRRNRYSSVCLQMPEGLLNWSVEISEILLFFCNSLKEVVIMGDVTYGACCIDDYTATSLGCELLIHYGHSCLIPVTEVTVNCLYVFVEISFSAQKLSSSIESCFGPNEHILMMGTIQYSNVIRESASIMNNNKHFKYLVDVPQVSPLLPGEVLGCTSPVIELKPRIKPGFEESSDVSSSIIFVADGRFHLESTLIQNPGINLYRFDPFNKIFTEETYDLDALHRVRYNSILTARNSKRVGIVLSTLGRQGNINIMNNICDLLLSKNIKHFKILVSEITTDHLKTLDFDCFIQIGCPRLSIDWGASFPKPLLNPYEAYVAFKNIEYKSVYPMDYYSKCGGEWTNSSANASCCKNPSVKESIKQRLLQRTLMSKHLSYSK; encoded by the exons atGGGTTCTGATGTAGCCGTTACTGATTTTCCTCCTTCCACATTTAAACTAGAAAATTTATCTCAGTTGGAGGAGGAATActtagataaaattattaaaaaggCTCTTCCGTCTAATTATAACTttgaagttaaaaaatgtgtgtaCAGAATAAGACGGAACCGGTATTCTTCAGTATGCCTTCAGATGCCTGAAGGGCTATTAAACTGGTCTGTTGAAATAAGTGAAatcttattatttttctgCAACTCATTGAAAGAG GTTGTTATAATGGGTGATGTAACTTACGGAGCCTGCTGTATAGATGATTACACTGCAACCTCTCTCGGTTGCGAATTACTTATTCATTATGGGCATTCATGCTTAATACCAGTAACTGAGGTCACAGTTAATTGTTTGTATGTTTTTGTTGAAATATCATTTTCCGCCCAAAAACTTTCATCGTCAATTGAGTCTTGTTTTGGTCCAAAtgaacacattttaatgatGGGCACAATTCAATACTCAAATGTTATCCGTGAGTCAGCCTCAATAATGAACAACaataaacattttaaatatctAGTTGATGTTCCCCAAGTATCACCACTTCTGCCCGGGGAAGTTTTAGGCTGTACTTCACCAGTAATTGAACTAAAGCCACGAATTAAACCTGGTTTTGAAGAATCTTCTGATGTTTCCAGCagtataatttttgttGCTGATGGTAGATTTCACCTTGAGAGCACTCTTATCCAGAATCCAGGCATTAATCTTTATCGCTTCGACCCGTTTAATAAG ATTTTCACTGAGGAAACTTATGATTTGGATGCTCTGCATAGAGTTCGTTACAACTCGATTTTAACAGCTAGGAATTCTAAACGCGTTGGTATTGTGCTCAGTACCCTTGGCAGACAGGGTAATATCAACATCATGAACAACATCTGTGATCTTTTGTTATCTAAGAATATTAAGCATTTCAAGATATTGGTGTCTGAAATCACAACTGATCATTTGAAAACACTCGACTTCGACTGTTTCATCCAG ATTGGTTGCCCTAGACTAAGCATAGATTGGGGGGCTTCATTTCCTAAGCCACTGTTAAATCCATATGAAGCATATGTTGCATTCAAGAATATTGAGTATAAATCAGTTTATCCCATGGACTACTACTCCAAGTGTGGTGGAGAGTGGACTAACAGCTCAGCCA ATGCCAGTTGTTGTAAGAACCCAAGTGTCAAGGAATCCATTAAACAGCGACTTTTACAGAGAACGCTCATGTCGAAACACTTATCATACTCTAAATGA
- a CDS encoding YT521-B-like domain protein, with the protein MDTLKYFYKNASHSTAKKIYSSKNNVYFILKGLSHESTATAIEYDVWGTRSSVERTLMKHYDNGFNVILIFPLFATNTLMGYALMKSRPGEYSKSKSKFSSVKFDGPLFDISWVRLLDLNPPDYIHISKYFTNVPLVNLKDGHELDKNTGYDLCRVFEKRFQRTLDTFKGFPKPLLPVPVKPNSEVSPKFINSKNQLELFPTVQKSLKLKGANVYSLDMASEFNPSLLIFPIDISNMSYDTYISLYNTSHNYWIEIPEDFDISSLTSPS; encoded by the exons atggaTACActgaaatatttttataaaaatgcATCGCATTCTACGGCCAAAAAGATTT ATTCTAGTAAGAATAACGTgtatttcattttaaaagGATTGTCACATGAATCCACTGCAACTGCCATAGAGTATGATGTTTGGGGCACAAGATCATCCGTTGAAAGAACATTGATGAAACACTATGATAACGGATTCAACGTTATTCTCATATTCCCGTTGTTCGCCACGAACACGCTGATGGGATACGCCTTGATGAAGTCAAGACCTGGTGAATACTCAAAGTCAAAGAGTAAATTTTCCAGCGTTAAGTTTGATGGTCCGCTGTTTGACATTTCCTGGGTAAGGTTGCTGGACCTGAATCCACCTGATTATATCCACATTTCAAAGTATTTCACAAACGTGCCGCTTGTTAATTTGAAAGATGGGCATGAACTTGATAAAAACACAGGGTATGACCTGTGTAGAGTATTTGAAAAAAGGTTTCAACGGACGTTGGACACCTTTAAAGGGTTCCCCAAACCTCTCCTACCTGTTCCAGTGAAACCAAACTCTGAAGTCTCACCTAAATTCATAAACTCAAAGAACCAAC ttgAATTATTTCCCACGGTTCAAAAGAGTTTGAAGCTCAAGGGCGCCAACGTCTACTCACTTGATATGGCTTCTGAGTTTAATCCTTCTCTCCTAATATTTCCTATTGATATCTCTAACATGTCATATGATACATATATATCCCTATATAACACATCTCATAACTACTGGATTGAAATTCCAGAAGATTTTGATATTTCGTCTCTTACCAGCCCTAGCTGA
- a CDS encoding PWI domain protein, producing the protein MFHLKRYNKTEDNNPVLVGKEKELYESKNWPKSFSSPVDITRVKIDAFKPWITKRVSDLMGIEDDIVIDYCMSQLKDLGESDAKRNTQLAEDGGSVFNEKPRLDPKRLQISLTGFMEKKAGIFVRELWELLLSAQSNPDGIPQAFIDGENRENEPVKEEPVNHEKRETSRDSSHSSSLKSTKNHDDHRYSDYSEKPKREPETDNAREREDRAQSYRRHDFKREYRDRDHRREDSYKHRSERRERRRYKSSSRSKSPVRDIDSSESVLRSRSRSRDVRSRKHRRKSPSSSYEEKHKRRRRRRSVSSDSWSPTRDRRRQRERARRNRSRSHSRQRYTRKRDYSSSSSSLDPERVREMTRKIRTRTSR; encoded by the exons ATGTTCCACTTAAAAAGATATAATAAGACGGAAGATAACAACCCCGTCCTTGTTGGTAAGGAGAAGGAACTCTACGAATCTAAAAACTGGCCGAAATCATTTTCTAGTCCCGTCGACATCACCAGGGTTAAAATCGACGCCTTTAAGCCATGGATTACAAAGCGTGTATCCGATTTGATGGGAATTGAGGACGACATTGTCATCGATTACTGTATGAGCCAGTTGAAGGATCTTGGCGAATCTGACGCTAAGAGAAACACCCAACTTGCAG AGGATGGAGGATCAGTTTTTAATGAGAAACCACGACTAGATCCTAAAAGGCTCCAGATTAGTCTGACTGGTTTCATGGAGAAGAAAGCTGGAATTTTCGTGAGGGAGCTCTGGGAACTTCTACTCTCAGCACAGTCTAATCCTGATGGAATCCCTCAGGCATTTATTGACGGTGAGAACAGAGAGAATGAGCCTGTAAAGGAAGAACCTGTTAATCATGAAAAGAGGGAAACTTCAAGAGACTCTTCGCACTCTTCATCACTTAAGAGTACTAAGAACCACGACGATCATAGATATAGTGATTACTCAGAAAAACCCAAAAGAGAACCTGAAACTGACAATGCCAGGGAGCGGGAAGATAGAGCACAGAGCTACAGACGACATGACTTTAAAAGAGAATATAGAGACCGAGATCATAGAAGAGAAGATTCATACAAACATCGCAGTGAGAGAAGAGAGAGGCGACGTTATAAATCTAGTTCCAGATCTAAATCGCCAGTTAGGGATATAGACAGTTCAGAATCCGTACTCAGATCACGGTCGAGATCGAGAGACGTAAGATCTCGGAAACATAGACGTAAATCACCTTCGAGCTCATATGAGGAGAAACACAAGCGTCGCAGGAGGAGAAGGTCGGTTTCCTCAGATTCATGGTCACCAACTCGAGATCGTCGTAGACAAAGAGAACGAGCCCGGCGTAATCGCTCTAGGAGCCATAGCAGGCAACGATACACCAGAAAACGAGATTACTCCTCCAGCTCATCGAGCCTTGATCCAG aacGAGTTAGGGAAATGACAAGGAAGATACGAACGAGGACCAGTAGGTGa
- a CDS encoding N2227-like family protein: MNNLSKHEREELQHFINILYSFMSYKRDGSVEVERVYRSYNLLTEDDKKLLIESPAAKTIKMLKAIITNQNFIISMVSGIINFDTYEGKLDKLYLENENKYTDEDVIKELRLIVKNTSFCNAPEDLEDSEINPTSDPVILHRNGNWVRTTLRQFVRDWSDEGEHERNQCFTPLLDALKRKLPIKDPKNPPLILCPGCGLGRLPFEVLKLGYSSQGNEFSYFMLIGSNFIINHSIKPRTFKIFPYCLDTSNRISNDDHLKEIYIPDVSPSSFNFESHNFSICAGEFTEAYDDFYEYFDGILTCFFLDTAKNIISYIRTIAKIIKKGGLWANIGPLLYHYADLTHNSIELAWNEIEKIISNWFTIEIVEIKDANYTSNSLSMMKTQYKCIYFEAVRNDVDVYGKSNAF, encoded by the exons ATGAATAATCTCAGTAAACATGAACGAGAGGAACTTCAGCactttattaacattttatactCCTTTATGTCATACAAGAGGGATGGGTCTGTTGAAGTTGAGCGGGTATATAGGTCATACAACCTTCTAACCGAGGATGATAAAAAGCTCCTCATAGAATCACCTGCAGCCAAGACGATAAAGATGCTAAAGGCCATTATTACTAATCAAAACTTCATCATTTCGATGGTTTCTggaattattaatttcgACACTTATGAGGGCAAACTGGACAAGTTATACCTTGAGAATGAGAACAAATACACCGATGAAGATGTCATTAAGGAGCTTCGTCTgattgttaaaaatacatcATTCTGTAACGCCCCTGAGGACCTTGAGGATTCTGAGATCAATCCAACCAGTGATCctgttattttacatagGAATGGCAATTGG GTAAGAACCACTTTAAGGCAGTTTGTCAGGGACTGGTCGGATGAAGGTGAACATGAACGTAATCAATGTTTCACTCCACTTCTGGATGCACTAAAGCGTAAATTACCAATTAAAGATCCTAAAAATCCACCATT AATTCTTTGCCCTGGTTGTGGACTTGGTCGACTTCCATTTGAGGTTTTGAAACTTGGTTACTCAAGCCAAGGAAATGAATTTTCATATTTCATGCTCATTG GGTCaaactttattattaatcatTCAATTAAGCCTAGAACCTTCAAAATCTTCCCTTATTGTCTTGATACCAGTAACAG AATATCAAACGATGACCATTTGAAGGAAATTTATATTCCAGACGTTTCACCTTcaagttttaattttgagtCACATAATTTCTCCATTTGTGCCGGTGAGTTTACAGAGGCCTACGACGACTTTTATGAATATTTCGACGGGATTCTAACCTGCTTCTTTTTGGACACAGCCAAGAACATCATTTCTTACATTCGTACAATTGCCAAGATTATAAAAAAGGGAGGATTATGGGCAAACATTGGGCCTCTGCTGTACCATTACGCTGATTTAACTCATAATTCCATCGAGTTAGCCTGGAACGAAATTGAGAAAATTATCTCAAACTGGTTTACCATTGAGATAGTTGAAATAAAGGATGCCAACTATACATCTAACTCCCTGAGTATGATGAAAACGCAGTACAAGTGTATATATTTTGAAGCAGTTAGAAACGATGTCGACGTTTACGGGAAGTCAAATGCATTTTAA
- the Dusp12 gene encoding dual specificity phosphatase 12 encodes MVRIIEGLHVGSFNTVNKLFLPAKSDKYQELYKQNNVDSDSVQNVSTAVVSVCHDVPYWCSLRSSKGNKKFDVKDPKLSDLYNSNFSNSYLNLHFDLVLPSKDDDSEVAFEDGFMFVLHSIIFADDQPEERFYKSFQFSYDLFEYILSLEKGLVFVHCQLGLCRSTSLICSYLMRKWNKPFLEVKRYMKSVHPKTAISHYFEYQMILYYKNGFKIDDESVFYQYYLKTLDSYLKNRHNLNLESEKDPQFVYSCKTCRTTLFSDTNIIKHEENGKSRKNSECNSIFIEPMMWMKDLELQSGKMLCSNDNCNAKLGSFSWHGRNCSCGHLQVPAFQVQLSKVDRFDYLETDRVPPKDDNLQVK; translated from the exons ATGGTTAGGATTATTGAAGGGTTGCACGTTGGAAGTTTTAACACAGTTAATAAGTTATTCTTACCAGCGAAATCTGATAAATATCAAGAATTgtataaacaaaataatgtaGACTCGGATTCCGTACAAAATGTTAGTACTGCCGTTGTTTCAGTTTGCCACGATGTGCCATATTGGTGTTCACTAAGAAGTTCAAAAGGGAATAAAAAATTCGATGTAAAAGATCCAAAGTTATCAGATCTGTATAATAGCAATTTCTCAAATTCATACTTAAATTTGCATTTTGACCTTGTTTTACCATCAAAAGATGACGATTCTGAAGTCGCCTTTGAGGATGGATTCATGTTTGTACTACATTCAATTATCTTTGCCGATGATCAACCTGAGGAAAGATTTTACAAATCATTTCAATTTTCATATGA CTTATTTGAATACATTTTATCGCTGGAAAAAGGATTAGTTTTCGTCCACTG TCAACTGGGACTGTGTAGAAGCACTTCTTTAATTTGTTCATACTTGATGAGGAAGTGGAACAAGCCCTTCCTGGAAGTTAAGAGGTACATGAAGAGTGTTCATCCAAAGACTGCAATTAGTCACTACTTCGAATACCAGATgattttgtattataaaaatgggTTCAAAATAGACGACGAGAGTGTATTCTATCAGTATTACCTTAAAACTCTAGATAGTTATCTTAAGAACAGACATAACTTGAACTTGGAAAGTGAGAAAGACCCTCAATTTGTGTACTCCTGTAAAACCTGCAGGACAACTTTGTTTTCTGACACCAACATCATTAAGCATGAAGAGAATGGAAAATCAAGGAAAAATTCAGAATGTAACAGTATTTTCATTGAACCGATGATGTGGATGAAGGACCTAGAGTTACAGAGTGGCAAGATGCTCTGCAGTAACGACAACTGCAATGCAAAGTTGGGCTCATTCTCCTGGCATGGACGAAATTGTTCCTGCGGTCACCTTCAGGTTCCTGCTTTCCAAGTCCAATTGTCAAAAGTTGACAGGTTTGACTACTTGGAAACTGACAGAGTGCCACCAAAGGATGACAATTTGCAAGTTAAATGA
- the RPP2A gene encoding 60S acidic ribosomal protein P2A — protein MSLKYVASYLLAVTCGNDSPSKDDVRDVLNSVGSEVDEDALNAFFSAVSGKSVHETISAGLSKLQTLPAGGGVAVASTVQASGSSEKQEESKKEPEPEEEEDDMGFSLFD, from the exons ATGTCTCTCAAATACGTTGCAAGTTACCTTTTAGCCGTTACTTGTGGTAACGACAGCCCATCCAAAGATGACGTCAGAGATGTTCTTAACTCCGTTGGATCGGAAGTGGACGAGGATGCTTTGAATGCCTTTTTCTCAGCTGTCTCAGGGAAATCCGTCCATGAG acCATAAGTGCTGGTTTGAGTAAGCTTCAGACATTACCAGCTGGAGGAGGTGTTGCAGTAGCTTCTACAGTTCAGGCATCGGGATCTTCAg AAAAACAAGAGGAATCTAAGAAGGAGCCTGAGCCTGAGGAAGAGGAAGATGATATGGGATTCTCACTATTTGACTAA
- a CDS encoding Proteasome maturation factor UMP1 family protein — protein sequence MENNSFSGVNIDLNCFPNSFLDNFEKDNIPFRLNEAHPIHDIDFNHLKKTTIDENNRIAKCFGSQQALKNSIERNMCSKSTRLPGITSSMLSLEILMDKLDTLESYDYMNTEKPTNDFGLGGIHSHIEDKLNI from the coding sequence ATGGAAAATAATAGCTTTTCTGGTGTTAATATTGATTTGAATTGTTTTCCAAACAGTTTTCTGGATAATTTTGAGAAGGACAACATACCTTTTAGACTGAATGAAGCACATCCAATCCACgatattgattttaatcatttgaAAAAAACAACGATTGATGAAAACAACAGAATCGCAAAATGTTTTGGTTCACAGCAGGCCTTAAAGAATTCTATTGAGAGAAACATGTGCTCAAAATCAACTAGGCTCCCTGGAATCACCAGCAGTATGCTTTCActggaaattttaatggaCAAACTGGATACTTTAGAATCGTATGATTATATGAATACAGAAAAACCAACAAATGACTTTGGATTAGGTGGAATCCACTCCCATATAGAAGATAAATTGAACATATAA
- the CPSF30 gene encoding Cleavage and polyadenylation specificity factor CPSF30 has translation MDFSTLLYEAIDTQNNHLKSTQDDHKNEKDDPLITLALDVLKRDSEKVALLRLKGFERVDIERSSGKHSVVCRHWLKGMCMKGEFCDFLHQLVYSRMPPCKSVEKNAFCTDRLKGCCIFKHTGDDETTDFLGSKENKNDLDYSDDLSYKNNLEKFTHAFNSALLFAFPRIV, from the exons ATGGATTTTTCAACCTTATTATATGAAGCCATTGATACCCAGaataatcatttaaaaaGTACACAGGATGATCATAAAAATGAGAAAGATGATCCTCTTATAACATTAGCACTTGACGTCCTTAAAAGGGACAGTGAGAAGGTAGCATTGCTGAGGTTAAAAGGTTTTGAAAGGGTTGATATTGAGCGTAGTAGTGGAAAGCACTCAGTAGTTTGTCGCCATTGGCTAAAAGGGATGTGTATGAAGGGTGAATTCTGTGATTTTCTGCATCAACTTGTATATTCAAGGATGCCTCCGTGTAAATCTGTTGAGAAAAACGCTTTTTGTACTGACAGATTAAAAGGCTGTTGTATATTTAAGCATACTGGAGATGATGAAACTACAGATTTTCTCGGTTcaaag gaaaataaaaatgatttggACTATTCGGATGATCTTTCCTATAAGAATAATCTCGAGAAGTTCACACATGCCTTCAACTCTGCTTTATTGTTCGCCTTTCCAAGgattgtataa